In Halopseudomonas xinjiangensis, a single genomic region encodes these proteins:
- a CDS encoding MarR family winged helix-turn-helix transcriptional regulator, with product MSAEDSNWLSLDSQLCFQLYASSRAITRLYKPLLDPLGLTYPQYLAMLVLWEWERQAPPAPTVKALGERLRLDSGTLTPLLKRLEQLKFVERRRGGGGDDRQVHLSLTGAGSELRARAEEIPRKLVCSTSMPASDIAALRDQLSMLLSNLGDGR from the coding sequence TTGAGCGCGGAGGACTCCAACTGGCTATCGCTGGACAGCCAGTTATGCTTTCAGCTGTACGCAAGCTCCCGAGCCATCACCAGACTGTACAAGCCGCTGCTCGACCCGCTGGGGCTGACCTATCCGCAATATCTGGCGATGCTGGTGCTCTGGGAGTGGGAGAGACAGGCGCCGCCGGCGCCGACTGTCAAGGCGCTAGGCGAGCGCCTGAGACTGGACTCGGGCACGCTCACGCCGTTGCTGAAGCGTCTCGAGCAGTTGAAATTCGTCGAGCGTCGTCGCGGAGGCGGAGGTGATGACCGCCAGGTTCACCTGAGCCTGACTGGGGCGGGCAGCGAGTTGCGCGCGCGCGCGGAAGAGATTCCCCGCAAGCTGGTCTGCTCCACCAGCATGCCGGCCAGCGACATCGCTGCGCTGCGGGATCAACTGTCGATGCTGCTGAGCAATCTCGGCGATGGCCGATGA
- a CDS encoding elongation factor P hydroxylase, giving the protein MKHDCQDLVRLFAICFETDYSTELIGGAAEPEYVPAGGQQGLHRVVFTRDYFRSALHEIAHWCVAGPERRLLPDFGYWYAPDGRTAAQQQAFESVEVKPQALEWLFCEAAGHPFRVSLDNLNGEATDSGPFKRSVVEQVQAYLHNGIPPRPARFIQELLSFYRSGEQLEAAAFRLDRL; this is encoded by the coding sequence ATGAAGCACGACTGCCAGGACCTGGTTCGCCTGTTCGCAATCTGTTTTGAGACCGATTACTCCACCGAATTGATCGGCGGCGCAGCCGAGCCCGAGTATGTCCCTGCGGGCGGCCAGCAAGGGCTCCACCGCGTTGTCTTCACCCGCGACTATTTCCGCAGTGCCCTGCATGAAATTGCCCACTGGTGCGTCGCCGGGCCTGAGCGAAGATTGCTGCCGGATTTCGGCTACTGGTATGCCCCGGACGGCCGTACCGCGGCGCAGCAGCAGGCGTTCGAGTCGGTTGAAGTCAAACCTCAGGCACTCGAATGGCTGTTTTGCGAGGCGGCTGGTCACCCGTTTCGAGTCAGCCTGGACAACCTCAATGGCGAGGCGACCGACTCCGGGCCGTTCAAGCGCAGCGTCGTGGAGCAAGTGCAGGCGTACCTGCATAACGGAATTCCCCCGCGGCCCGCGCGCTTCATCCAGGAGCTGCTCAGCTTCTACCGCAGCGGCGAACAGCTCGAAGCCGCCGCGTTCCGCCTCGATCGCCTCTGA
- the htpX gene encoding protease HtpX: MMRILLFLATNLAIVLVASVTLSLLGVGTIHDGQGGMNLQALLIFCAVIGFAGSFVSLFLSKWMAKRGTGARVITQPQTRQEQWLVDTVAELADKAGIGMPEVAIFPSRASNAFATGWNKNDSLVAVSEGMLQRFSPAEVRAVMAHEIGHVANGDMVTLTLIQGVVNTFVMFFARIIGNFVDRAVFRNEGSGPGIGYFIATIVAELVLGLLASIIVMWFSRQREFRADAASAQLVGSGSMIAALERLRAEQGIPVEMPGELTAFGINGNLKKGLAGLLITHPPLEERIAALRAGNYR; the protein is encoded by the coding sequence ATGATGCGCATTTTGCTGTTTCTGGCGACCAACCTGGCTATCGTCCTGGTTGCCAGTGTCACCCTGAGTCTGCTCGGCGTCGGTACGATTCACGACGGCCAGGGAGGGATGAACCTCCAGGCCCTGCTGATTTTCTGCGCCGTGATCGGCTTCGCCGGCTCGTTCGTTTCGCTGTTCCTGTCAAAGTGGATGGCCAAACGTGGCACCGGTGCACGTGTCATCACACAGCCGCAGACCCGCCAGGAGCAGTGGCTGGTCGACACCGTAGCGGAACTGGCCGACAAGGCCGGTATCGGCATGCCTGAAGTGGCGATCTTCCCCTCGCGCGCTTCTAACGCGTTCGCCACCGGCTGGAACAAGAACGACTCGCTGGTCGCTGTTTCGGAAGGTATGTTGCAGCGCTTCAGCCCGGCTGAAGTGCGCGCGGTAATGGCTCACGAAATTGGCCACGTAGCCAACGGCGACATGGTGACCCTGACGTTGATCCAGGGCGTTGTGAACACTTTCGTGATGTTCTTCGCGCGAATCATCGGCAACTTCGTGGACCGCGCGGTGTTCCGTAACGAGGGTTCCGGCCCCGGTATTGGCTATTTCATCGCGACCATCGTCGCCGAGCTGGTGCTGGGTCTGCTGGCGAGCATCATCGTCATGTGGTTCTCGCGCCAGCGCGAGTTTCGCGCCGACGCAGCCAGCGCCCAGCTGGTTGGCTCCGGCAGCATGATCGCCGCACTGGAGCGTCTGCGTGCCGAACAGGGCATCCCTGTGGAAATGCCCGGCGAGCTGACCGCCTTTGGCATTAACGGCAACCTGAAAAAGGGCCTGGCGGGTCTGCTGATCACCCACCCGCCGCTGGAAGAGCGCATCGCAGCTCTGCGAGCTGGCAACTACCGCTAA
- a CDS encoding pyridoxal phosphate-dependent aminotransferase, which yields MQVSKSNKLANVCYDIRGPVLRHAKRLEEEGHRILKLNIGNPAPFGFEAPEEILQDVILNLPTAQGYSDSKGLFSARKAVMHYTQTKGIPGVTIEDIYLGNGVSELIVMSMQGLLNNGDEVLIPAPDYPLWTAAVSLSGGKPVHYLCDEESDWYPDIEDIRSKVTPNTRAIVVINPNNPTGAVYSHDMLEQLAQVAREHNLIIFADEIYDKILYDGAEHESLAAVAPDVLCLTFNGLSKSYRVAGFRSGWMIISGPKHLAQSYIEGIDILASMRLCANVPSQHAIQTALGGYQSINDLILPGGRLLEQRDVAWELLNEIPGVSCTKPKGALYLFPKLDPKVYPIHNDEKMVLDLLLKEKILVVQGTAFNWPWPDHFRIVSLPRKDDLEVAIGRIANFLKTYRQ from the coding sequence ATGCAGGTTAGCAAGTCCAATAAATTGGCCAATGTCTGTTATGACATTCGCGGGCCCGTCCTGCGTCATGCCAAGCGTCTTGAAGAAGAAGGCCACCGGATTCTCAAGCTGAATATCGGCAACCCTGCACCCTTCGGCTTCGAAGCGCCGGAAGAGATTCTCCAGGACGTGATCCTGAACCTGCCTACCGCGCAAGGTTACAGCGATTCCAAGGGCCTGTTTTCCGCACGGAAGGCGGTCATGCATTACACCCAGACCAAGGGCATTCCGGGCGTCACTATCGAGGACATCTACCTCGGCAACGGCGTGTCCGAGCTGATCGTCATGTCGATGCAGGGGCTGCTCAACAACGGCGACGAAGTGCTGATTCCGGCACCCGATTATCCGCTGTGGACGGCTGCGGTAAGCCTCTCGGGCGGCAAGCCGGTGCATTACCTGTGCGACGAGGAGTCCGACTGGTATCCGGACATCGAAGACATTCGCAGCAAGGTGACGCCGAACACGCGCGCCATCGTCGTGATCAACCCGAACAATCCGACCGGCGCGGTCTATTCGCACGACATGCTGGAGCAGTTGGCTCAGGTCGCACGCGAACACAACCTGATCATCTTCGCCGACGAAATTTACGACAAGATTCTCTATGACGGTGCCGAGCACGAGTCGCTCGCTGCGGTGGCGCCCGATGTGCTGTGCCTGACCTTCAACGGGCTGTCCAAGTCCTACCGCGTCGCAGGCTTCCGTTCCGGCTGGATGATCATCAGCGGACCGAAGCACCTCGCACAGAGCTACATCGAAGGCATCGACATCCTTGCTTCCATGCGCCTGTGCGCCAACGTGCCGTCGCAGCATGCGATCCAGACCGCACTCGGCGGTTATCAAAGCATCAACGACCTCATCCTGCCGGGCGGCCGCCTGCTGGAGCAACGCGATGTTGCGTGGGAGTTGCTCAACGAGATTCCGGGCGTCAGCTGCACCAAGCCCAAGGGCGCGCTGTATCTTTTCCCCAAACTCGATCCCAAGGTCTACCCGATCCACAACGACGAGAAGATGGTGCTCGATCTTCTCCTCAAGGAGAAAATTCTCGTGGTGCAGGGTACGGCCTTCAACTGGCCCTGGCCGGATCACTTCCGCATCGTTTCCCTGCCGCGCAAGGATGATCTGGAAGTCGCCATCGGCCGCATTGCCAACTTCCTCAAGACCTACCGGCAGTAA
- the pdxB gene encoding 4-phosphoerythronate dehydrogenase PdxB produces MHIVADENIPLVDAFFSDLGRITRLPGRRIDGHALQDADVLLVRSVTPVAAATLAGTPVRFVGTCTIGTDHLDLAGLAAAGIKTASAPGCNARGVVEYVLSCLLVLSERTGRDWRKLTVGVVGVGEVGGRLVATLEALDVHVLRCDPPRAEQAEQGFVSLDELIDQADVISLHVPLEVTGRHATRHLLDTARLDRLRPGAWLINSSRGPVVDNLALRQVLEARGDLQVVLDVWEHEPDVDIDLAVRCVLATPHIAGYSLDGKLRGTEQIYRELCSFLGRSADKTLAELSPSQGVGTLLLDSATPPEWVVAKALRYVYDVRDDDARFRSMLVAATGVTQRKEGFDRLRKEYPLRRECQWLAVGLADADGQPGTGTRTGQCERMLKAAGFSGARRHDLRG; encoded by the coding sequence ATGCATATCGTCGCTGACGAGAATATCCCGCTAGTCGATGCGTTTTTCTCTGATCTCGGGCGCATTACTCGCCTGCCGGGTCGTCGCATTGACGGACATGCTCTGCAGGACGCCGATGTGCTCCTGGTACGCTCGGTTACCCCGGTTGCTGCGGCCACGCTTGCGGGCACCCCGGTTCGCTTTGTCGGTACCTGCACGATTGGTACGGATCACCTGGATCTGGCAGGGCTGGCCGCAGCGGGGATCAAAACAGCGAGCGCGCCAGGTTGCAATGCACGGGGTGTGGTCGAGTATGTATTGAGTTGCCTGCTGGTGTTGTCCGAGCGTACCGGGCGCGACTGGCGAAAGTTGACGGTGGGCGTCGTCGGGGTCGGCGAAGTCGGCGGTCGTCTGGTAGCCACCCTCGAAGCGCTGGACGTTCACGTGCTGCGCTGCGACCCGCCCCGTGCGGAGCAGGCCGAGCAGGGCTTCGTTTCGCTCGACGAGTTGATCGATCAGGCCGATGTGATCAGCCTGCACGTACCGCTCGAGGTCACAGGCCGCCATGCCACGCGACATCTGTTGGACACGGCGCGCCTCGACCGACTCCGCCCAGGCGCCTGGCTTATCAACAGCAGTCGGGGCCCTGTGGTCGATAACCTTGCCCTGCGGCAGGTGCTTGAAGCGCGTGGCGATCTCCAGGTCGTCCTGGATGTATGGGAACATGAGCCGGACGTGGATATTGATCTGGCCGTCCGCTGCGTTCTGGCGACGCCGCATATTGCAGGGTACAGTCTCGACGGCAAACTGCGAGGGACGGAACAGATTTACCGTGAACTGTGCAGCTTTCTCGGCCGTTCAGCCGACAAGACCTTGGCCGAGCTGTCGCCGAGTCAGGGTGTCGGCACGCTGCTTCTGGACTCGGCTACGCCACCGGAATGGGTAGTGGCGAAGGCGTTACGCTACGTATATGACGTTCGCGATGATGATGCGCGCTTTCGTTCGATGCTGGTGGCAGCGACTGGCGTAACGCAACGCAAGGAAGGATTCGATCGCCTGCGCAAGGAGTACCCGTTGCGCCGGGAATGCCAATGGCTTGCGGTCGGTCTGGCTGACGCGGACGGCCAGCCAGGTACCGGAACCCGGACCGGGCAGTGCGAGCGTATGCTGAAGGCAGCCGGATTCAGCGGTGCACGCCGGCACGACCTGAGGGGATAG
- a CDS encoding ATP-binding protein: MSATPIEQFMQRVSAFLDRYEQILPREAVPVDWRSILAARWMAEGEGGWLRPLTVDLTTTMTDLVGVDRQKQLLEGNTHQFVEGLPANNALLWGARGTGKSSLVRALLAAYADSGMRLIEIDKADLVHLPAVVEAIKGLPWRFVLFCDDLAFEADDSAYKTLKTVLDGTVESTPDNLLLYATSNRRHLLPEQRSDNLGANMVDGELHPGEAIEEKVALSDRFGLWVSFYPFSQQHYLDVVKHWLGVLAARHGLEWSWSDALELEAIRWASARGNRNGRCAYQFARSWTGRALLQG, translated from the coding sequence ATGTCCGCTACGCCGATTGAACAGTTCATGCAGCGCGTCAGCGCTTTTCTGGATCGCTATGAGCAGATCCTCCCACGCGAAGCTGTGCCGGTCGACTGGCGTAGCATCCTCGCCGCGCGCTGGATGGCCGAAGGCGAGGGCGGGTGGTTGCGACCGCTGACGGTCGACCTGACGACCACGATGACCGACCTGGTCGGTGTGGATAGGCAGAAACAACTGCTTGAGGGCAATACGCATCAGTTCGTCGAAGGATTGCCCGCCAACAATGCTTTGCTTTGGGGTGCCCGAGGTACCGGAAAGTCGTCACTAGTCCGCGCCTTGCTGGCCGCCTACGCCGATTCCGGCATGCGCCTGATCGAAATCGACAAGGCCGATCTGGTACATCTGCCTGCCGTCGTCGAGGCTATCAAAGGACTCCCGTGGCGCTTCGTGCTGTTCTGCGATGACCTGGCTTTCGAAGCCGACGATAGCGCGTACAAGACGCTCAAGACCGTACTGGATGGCACCGTCGAGTCGACCCCGGACAATCTGTTGCTCTACGCGACCTCCAACCGTCGACATTTGCTTCCGGAGCAGCGCAGCGACAACCTCGGGGCGAACATGGTGGATGGGGAGCTGCACCCGGGCGAGGCGATCGAAGAGAAGGTGGCGCTATCGGACCGTTTCGGACTCTGGGTGTCGTTCTACCCCTTCAGTCAGCAACATTACCTGGACGTGGTGAAGCACTGGCTGGGCGTATTGGCTGCCAGGCACGGGCTCGAATGGTCGTGGAGTGACGCGCTGGAACTCGAAGCGATCCGTTGGGCGTCGGCGCGGGGCAATCGTAACGGCCGCTGCGCCTATCAATTTGCCCGGTCGTGGACCGGCCGGGCGCTCTTGCAGGGATGA
- a CDS encoding ATP-binding protein — translation MNIRFTDRLSFKQARLGVLAAFILGTLLGLVQVALDYQSEDAAIDREIQAQINVSLGPASRIAYNIDAELAAELVNGLLQSPPIVRAEIVDNNGMALASVSRPMASSPYRLVSDALFDRRREYSQPLYVQHAPNELLGHLIIEVDTFHQGASFLRRAGLTMLSGFILSLVLSLILVVLFYGMLTKPLVRLIDDLLNMRTEEERSRLPCPVGHERDEIGALVEVINRQLQSIDVNMRQKLRAEERLRQYLEELEIIVEARTTELQDANIQLRLSNQELERSREEALSMARARSAFLAHMSHEIRTPINGLLGMIGLTLDSSLNDEQRQQLSIAYDSGKVLVALLNDILDLSKFEAGKLQLEQIPFDLGALVEETAGLLSQNVGKQDIELTCRIDPALPGMLVGDPTRVRQIISNLLSNALKFTEQGHVAIRVETEQRRKTEQWVHVIIRDTGIGIASEALGEIFSPFTQANANISRRFGGTGLGLTLCKSLTEAMGGQLKVESVIDQGSTFTVSLPLHTHMLVPTFAFPTPRSAVVFNRQGRLQGRVLLEQLEYWQMRCHLIEYRDGEPLPAELPEADFWLLDSVALAERLADTCRSIPRLLVCSYSQLRNTEDARACGIYQQVPSPPARARLARAIEELFVVDVTPSQAARALPPPTGQRILLVEDNMVNQMVAKGMLSRLGYRVAVAEHGEAALDRLQEEDFELVLMDCNMPVMDGYETSRRMRADSRWRNIPVVALTANALHEDRQRCEEAGMNDYLAKPFKREDLQALLEKWLGHTES, via the coding sequence ATGAATATTCGTTTCACCGATCGACTGTCTTTCAAACAGGCCCGCCTGGGCGTCCTGGCCGCGTTCATCCTCGGCACGCTGCTTGGCCTGGTTCAGGTGGCACTGGACTACCAGTCCGAGGATGCCGCCATCGATCGTGAAATCCAGGCGCAAATCAATGTGAGCCTGGGGCCAGCCTCGCGCATTGCCTACAACATAGACGCCGAGCTGGCGGCGGAGCTGGTCAACGGACTGCTGCAGTCACCGCCTATCGTCCGTGCCGAAATCGTCGATAACAACGGTATGGCGCTGGCCAGCGTCAGCCGCCCCATGGCGTCCAGTCCCTACCGGTTGGTCAGCGATGCGCTTTTCGACCGCCGACGCGAATATTCCCAGCCCCTCTACGTTCAGCACGCACCCAACGAGCTGCTCGGTCATCTGATCATCGAAGTCGATACCTTCCACCAGGGCGCGAGTTTCCTGCGTCGCGCCGGCCTGACCATGCTTTCAGGGTTCATTCTGAGTCTGGTGTTGTCGCTGATTCTCGTGGTGTTGTTCTACGGCATGCTGACCAAGCCTCTGGTTCGGCTGATCGATGATCTTCTCAACATGCGAACCGAAGAGGAGCGAAGCCGCCTGCCCTGCCCCGTCGGTCACGAGCGGGACGAGATCGGTGCACTGGTCGAAGTGATCAACCGGCAGCTGCAGAGCATCGACGTGAACATGCGCCAGAAGCTCCGTGCAGAGGAGCGCCTGCGCCAGTATCTGGAAGAATTGGAAATCATCGTCGAGGCGCGCACCACCGAGCTGCAGGATGCAAACATTCAACTGCGGTTGTCCAACCAGGAGCTGGAGCGCTCCCGCGAGGAAGCGCTGAGCATGGCGCGGGCACGCTCGGCATTTCTCGCCCATATGAGTCACGAAATCCGAACTCCGATCAACGGCTTGCTCGGCATGATCGGCCTGACGCTGGACAGTTCGCTCAACGACGAGCAGCGCCAGCAGCTGTCGATCGCCTACGACTCAGGCAAGGTGCTGGTTGCGCTGCTCAACGACATTCTCGACCTGTCGAAATTCGAAGCCGGCAAGCTGCAGCTCGAGCAGATCCCGTTCGATCTTGGCGCGCTTGTCGAAGAGACCGCAGGCTTGCTCTCGCAGAACGTCGGCAAGCAGGACATCGAGCTGACCTGCCGGATAGATCCAGCCCTGCCTGGCATGCTTGTCGGCGACCCCACCCGCGTCCGGCAGATCATCAGCAACCTGCTATCCAACGCATTGAAGTTCACCGAGCAGGGCCACGTTGCCATACGCGTGGAAACCGAACAGCGACGCAAGACCGAACAATGGGTGCACGTGATCATTCGCGACACGGGTATCGGTATTGCCAGCGAAGCGCTTGGCGAGATCTTCAGTCCCTTCACTCAGGCCAACGCAAACATCTCCCGGCGCTTCGGCGGGACCGGCCTGGGCCTGACGCTCTGCAAAAGTCTCACCGAAGCGATGGGTGGCCAGTTGAAAGTCGAATCGGTCATCGACCAGGGCAGCACCTTCACCGTCAGCCTGCCGCTGCACACGCATATGCTGGTGCCGACCTTCGCCTTCCCGACGCCACGCTCGGCAGTGGTGTTCAATCGTCAGGGGCGCCTGCAGGGACGCGTCCTGCTTGAACAGCTCGAGTACTGGCAGATGCGCTGCCACCTCATCGAGTACCGCGATGGCGAGCCGCTACCTGCCGAGCTTCCGGAAGCGGACTTCTGGCTGCTAGACAGCGTCGCGCTCGCCGAGCGCCTGGCCGACACCTGTCGCAGCATCCCGCGTCTGCTGGTCTGTTCCTATTCCCAACTCCGGAACACCGAGGACGCCCGGGCGTGCGGGATTTACCAGCAAGTACCCAGCCCACCGGCCCGCGCGCGGCTGGCAAGGGCCATCGAGGAGCTGTTCGTCGTAGACGTCACGCCCAGCCAGGCGGCCAGAGCGCTGCCGCCGCCGACGGGACAGCGCATTCTGCTGGTCGAGGACAACATGGTGAACCAGATGGTCGCCAAGGGCATGTTGAGCCGTCTGGGCTATCGGGTCGCCGTTGCCGAGCACGGCGAAGCCGCCCTCGACCGGTTGCAGGAGGAAGATTTCGAACTGGTGTTGATGGACTGCAATATGCCGGTGATGGACGGTTACGAGACCAGCAGACGAATGCGCGCCGATTCGCGCTGGCGGAACATTCCCGTCGTCGCGCTGACCGCCAACGCTCTACATGAGGATCGGCAACGCTGCGAAGAGGCCGGCATGAACGACTACCTGGCCAAGCCATTCAAACGTGAGGACCTGCAGGCATTGCTTGAGAAATGGCTGGGGCACACCGAGAGCTGA
- a CDS encoding glutathione S-transferase family protein, which produces MSLTVYGAILSPFVRKIRIILAEHQIEHELVAQAPFKQPDWYYEISPLGRIPAIKDGDFTLADSAVIAQYLEESRGKLHLYGASAQEAARVRWLEKFADYELAPLATFTCFRNRVLKPLIGEPCDEQAISKALTEQLPPLFDYLEQELGGQDFFLGTYSLADIAVASQLINLAHGGEAIDSARWPGLAGLLRRVSDRQGVAGLLADEQRLLAKMTQRG; this is translated from the coding sequence ATGTCTCTGACTGTCTACGGCGCCATTCTGTCGCCTTTCGTTCGCAAGATTCGCATCATCCTGGCTGAACACCAGATCGAACATGAACTGGTTGCCCAGGCGCCTTTCAAACAGCCGGACTGGTACTACGAGATAAGCCCTCTCGGCCGGATCCCGGCCATCAAGGATGGCGACTTCACACTCGCCGACTCCGCAGTGATCGCCCAATACCTGGAAGAAAGTCGCGGCAAGCTGCATCTGTACGGCGCCTCGGCGCAGGAGGCGGCCAGGGTTCGCTGGCTCGAGAAGTTCGCCGACTACGAGTTGGCCCCGCTGGCCACATTCACCTGTTTTCGCAACCGCGTACTCAAACCGCTGATTGGCGAGCCATGCGATGAACAGGCGATCAGCAAGGCACTGACCGAGCAGCTTCCGCCGCTTTTCGATTATCTGGAGCAGGAACTGGGCGGCCAGGACTTTTTCCTCGGCACCTACAGCCTGGCCGACATAGCGGTCGCCAGTCAGCTCATCAACCTGGCTCATGGCGGCGAGGCGATCGACTCTGCTCGCTGGCCGGGGCTGGCGGGGCTACTGCGACGCGTTAGCGACCGGCAAGGCGTGGCCGGACTGTTAGCGGATGAGCAGCGTCTGCTGGCCAAGATGACTCAGCGCGGCTGA
- the msrB gene encoding peptide-methionine (R)-S-oxide reductase MsrB: MKKVSKTENAWREQLSDAQFQVCRLKGTERPFTGEYYNNTTPGTYRCVCCDAPLFETRTQFDAGCGWPSYYEPISADAVVEAEDRSHGMHRTEVLCAQCDAHLGHVFPDGPPPSGLRYCINSVAMKFEPSAATN; this comes from the coding sequence ATGAAGAAAGTCAGCAAGACCGAAAACGCCTGGCGCGAGCAATTGAGCGATGCGCAGTTTCAGGTCTGCCGGCTGAAGGGCACCGAGCGACCCTTCACCGGCGAGTACTACAACAACACCACGCCTGGCACCTACCGTTGCGTGTGCTGTGATGCGCCGCTTTTCGAAACGCGCACCCAGTTCGATGCCGGTTGCGGATGGCCCAGCTACTACGAACCGATCAGCGCCGACGCCGTGGTCGAGGCAGAGGATCGCAGCCATGGCATGCATCGCACCGAAGTGCTCTGCGCGCAGTGCGACGCGCACCTGGGCCACGTCTTTCCTGACGGACCGCCACCGTCCGGCCTTCGTTACTGCATCAACTCGGTAGCGATGAAGTTCGAACCAAGCGCAGCGACAAATTAA
- a CDS encoding PA1571 family protein, which translates to MSLHARKMNHSRDVATQASAQQEAVGYMIDEQGREIPITEQMIQRACATLHENWIPPIPSGRAGVHR; encoded by the coding sequence ATGAGTTTACACGCCCGGAAGATGAACCACTCCCGCGACGTGGCCACACAGGCCTCTGCACAACAAGAAGCAGTCGGATACATGATCGATGAGCAAGGCCGGGAAATTCCGATTACCGAACAGATGATCCAGCGTGCCTGCGCCACATTGCATGAGAACTGGATCCCGCCTATCCCCTCAGGTCGTGCCGGCGTGCACCGCTGA
- a CDS encoding glutathione peroxidase yields MTTNILHIPCNTIDGREIRLADLEGKAFLIVNTASKCGFTPQYKGLEQLWKTYGERGLRVVGFPCNQFGGQEPGNAEEISEFCELNFGVSFPLFSKVDVNGDDAHPLFVELKQQAPGVLGSKKIKWNFTKFLVDASGEKVTRYAPTTSPDDLTADIEKLLS; encoded by the coding sequence ATGACCACCAATATTCTGCACATCCCCTGTAACACCATCGACGGCCGTGAGATCCGCTTGGCCGATCTTGAAGGCAAGGCATTCCTGATCGTCAACACCGCCAGCAAGTGCGGCTTTACTCCGCAGTACAAAGGACTTGAGCAACTGTGGAAGACCTACGGCGAGCGCGGCCTGCGCGTCGTGGGCTTTCCCTGCAATCAGTTCGGGGGGCAGGAGCCGGGCAATGCCGAGGAAATCTCGGAGTTTTGCGAACTGAATTTCGGCGTCAGCTTTCCGCTGTTTTCCAAGGTCGACGTCAATGGAGATGATGCCCATCCGTTGTTTGTCGAGCTGAAACAGCAGGCGCCGGGTGTACTGGGCAGCAAGAAGATCAAATGGAACTTCACCAAGTTTCTAGTGGATGCGAGCGGCGAGAAGGTGACCCGTTACGCGCCGACGACCTCGCCGGATGATCTCACCGCGGACATCGAGAAGCTGCTGTCTTGA
- a CDS encoding ATP-NAD kinase family protein: protein MNHVFRLGLLINPLAGLGGQAGLKGSDGVAEKALAMGVRPRAQERVRQALELLLPFSESLRIYAAPGPMGADLLAELGLAHEVVGRLDIPDTTAEDTQRLAAELAQKGLDLLLFAGGDGTARDICAAVSAGQLVLGIPAGVKIHSGVYAVNPRAAGELVTLLIQGELVRLAEAEVRDIDEEAFRAGTVRTRHFGELRVPEEGRFVQQVKQGGREQETLVLDDIAAWLREQQDDDIGWILGPGSTNFELLQALGHEGTLLGVDVLRGQDLLLRDATEQQLWELLKQGGAWRILVSAIGGQGHILGRGNQQISARVVRAVGLDNLLVIATKTKLKTLAGRPFLLDSGDPELDQELTGVRRVLSGYREEMLYPASWKAE from the coding sequence ATGAATCATGTTTTTCGCCTCGGTTTACTGATCAATCCTCTCGCTGGCCTAGGCGGACAGGCCGGCCTCAAAGGCTCCGACGGTGTGGCCGAGAAAGCGCTGGCGATGGGCGTCAGGCCGCGTGCGCAGGAGCGTGTGCGGCAGGCGCTGGAGCTCTTGTTACCGTTCTCCGAGTCGCTTCGGATTTACGCAGCCCCCGGTCCGATGGGCGCCGACTTGCTTGCCGAGCTAGGCCTGGCGCATGAAGTAGTAGGCCGTCTGGATATTCCTGACACAACCGCCGAAGACACCCAGCGCCTGGCTGCAGAACTCGCGCAGAAAGGTCTCGATCTGTTGTTGTTCGCTGGAGGAGACGGCACGGCCAGGGATATCTGCGCAGCCGTGAGCGCTGGCCAACTGGTGCTGGGCATACCTGCCGGAGTGAAGATTCACTCAGGCGTCTACGCGGTCAACCCCCGTGCAGCAGGGGAGCTGGTGACCTTGCTGATTCAAGGCGAGCTGGTGCGCCTAGCGGAGGCCGAGGTTCGCGATATCGACGAAGAAGCGTTTCGCGCAGGGACAGTGCGTACCCGTCACTTTGGCGAGCTGCGAGTGCCGGAGGAGGGACGCTTTGTACAGCAGGTCAAGCAGGGTGGGCGCGAGCAGGAAACGCTGGTCCTGGACGACATCGCCGCCTGGCTGCGGGAGCAACAGGATGACGACATCGGCTGGATCCTGGGACCGGGCTCGACCAATTTCGAATTGCTTCAGGCGCTGGGGCACGAAGGCACATTGCTCGGCGTGGACGTACTGCGTGGGCAGGATTTGCTACTGCGCGACGCTACCGAACAGCAATTGTGGGAGCTGCTCAAGCAGGGTGGAGCATGGCGGATTCTGGTCTCCGCCATTGGTGGGCAAGGCCATATCCTCGGTCGTGGCAATCAGCAGATATCGGCCCGGGTCGTGCGAGCGGTGGGGCTGGATAACCTGCTGGTCATCGCGACCAAGACCAAGCTGAAAACGCTGGCGGGTCGACCTTTTCTGCTCGACAGCGGTGATCCTGAGCTCGATCAGGAGCTTACCGGGGTGCGGCGGGTATTGAGCGGGTATCGTGAAGAGATGCTCTATCCGGCGAGCTGGAAGGCGGAGTAG